One Phoenix dactylifera cultivar Barhee BC4 unplaced genomic scaffold, palm_55x_up_171113_PBpolish2nd_filt_p 000819F, whole genome shotgun sequence genomic window carries:
- the LOC120107292 gene encoding putative disease resistance RPP13-like protein 1, which yields MLSQVIMNKKFFLVLDDVWDAQVWDELLRKPLHSGSADSRILITSRHETIARQMGAVYIHSVEKLSQEDGWSLICKMVFEECEKGDMHVLSDVGMRIVEKCDGLPLALRTVGGVLRTKEKRHSEWEKVLASPAWSFTKLPNEKMGPLYLSYLDLPPPLKQCFTSLSLFPKDSLIFGITFANSCIADGFVTSEDDAPLEDWAEGYWKELVQRNLLQPDSKWYDQFVCRMHDLLRSLAQHIAGDECFIGDARAFENKIKSSLSIKLRRLSIVDGNLETIPDLIMKQTSLRTLSFFHTPHIHDLPEDLFRQLRKLRVLNLKETAIANLSTSLGDLVHLRRLDLSHTKIREIPESIGNLRNLLFLILEDCEYLHNLPNGVVWLINLRVLDIRGAPLDGLPVGIGRLKQLRSIRGFVANGCEGCRSGVGETDREQEHKGHQDERFCTLKELKSLVQLRNISMVKLERVSDRAEAKAAALQAKPHLFRLLLSCTLPSSSSDVQQPRANYYEEEDIKRIGEVFEELCPPPCLELLEINGYFGHEFPSWMITPSSSWLPNLRRLDLMNCGLCQQLPPLGMLPQLEYLWIKGASAVTSIGPEFILLAGGSTGARGQNGRKIDSCFSSYFPKLEKLGFENMPNWEEWWWRWEEEDNQATSLLPSLKILIINGCPELRSLPESLLYHVTALKTLQITRAHGMRNIQNLPSLTELILVHNSSLERVSNFPVLKHLHVEDCEELKVVEAVNAVEHIQLDDREAESLPEWLVGAGEEQPRFPSLHKLTLSNKIYRQGLPDWPLI from the coding sequence ATGCTTAGCCAAGTCATCATGAACAAGAAATTCTTCCTAGTCTTGGATGATGTTTGGGATGCGCAAGTATGGGATGAGCTACTGAGAAAGCCCTTGCATAGTGGTTCGGCAGATAGTAGAATTTTGATAACAAGTAGACATGAAACCATTGCTAGACAGATGGGAGCAGTATACATCCATAGTGTGGAGAAGTTGTCTCAAGAGGATGGTTGGTCATTAATTTGCAAGATGGTGTTTGAGGAATGTGAGAAAGGAGACATGCATGTGTTAAGTGATGTCGGGATGAGAATTGTAGAGAAATGTGATGGCCTTCCGCTTGCTCTTCGGACTGTTGGAGGGGTTCTTCGAACCAAGGAGAAAAGGCATTCAGAATGGGAAAAAGTCCTCGCTAGTCCAGCATGGTCTTTTACGAAACTTCCAAACGAGAAGATGGGCCCGTTGTACTTGAGTTATCTGGATTTACCGCCTCCTCTAAAGCAATGCTTCACCTCCCTTTCATTATTTCCTAAGGACTCCCTAATTTTTGGGATAACTTTTGCCAATAGTTGTATTGCAGATGGCTTTGTAACATCCGAAGACGATGCGCCCTTGGAAGATTGGGCAGAAGGGTATTGGAAGGAGTTGGTGCAAAGGAACCTTCTACAGCCAGATTCTAAGTGGTATGATCAATTTGTTTGCAGGATGCATGACCTCCTGCGGTCTCTAGCTCAACATATAGCAGGGGATGAGTGCTTCATCGGGGATGCACGAGCATTTGAAAACAAGATCAAGTCCTCTTTATCGATAAAACTACGCCGTTTATCAATTGTAGATGGAAACTTAGAAACCATACCTGACTTGATAATGAAACAGACATCCTTGAGGACCTTGTCATTCTTTCATACCCCGCATATTCACGATCTTCCAGAAGATCTCTTCAGACAGCTAAGAAAGTTAAGGGTCCTGAATTTAAAGGAAACAGCCATTGCCAATCTCTCAACTTCCTTGGGAGATCTTGTGCACCTTAGACGTCTTGATCTCTCTCATACCAAAATACGAGAGATACCGGAGAGTATAGGAAATCTTAGAAATCTCCTATTCCTGATACTCGAGGATTGTGAATATTTGCACAACCTCCCTAATGGTGTCGTGTGGTTAATCAATCTGAGGGTTCTAGACATCCGGGGTGCACCACTTGATGGTCTGCCTGTGGGAATAGGGAGACTGAAACAACTACGTTCAATTCGGGGATTTGTAGCGAATGGTTGCGAGGGCTGCAGATCTGGAGTAGGAGAAACTGATAGGGAGCAGGAGCACAAGGGGCATCAAGACGAGAGGTTCTGCACCTTGAAAGAGTTGAAATCTCTCGTCCAGCTCCGGAATATTAGCATGGTCAAATTGGAGAGGGTATCAGACAGGGCTGAAGCAAAAGCCGCTGCACTTCAAGCCAAGCCCCATCTTTTCCGCCTACTTCTGAGTTGCACGCTACCGAGCAGCTCTTCTGATGTGCAGCAGCCTCGTGCAAATTATTACGAGGAGGAAGATATCAAGAGAATAGGGGAGGTATTCGAGGAGCTCTGCCCACCGCCATGCCTTGAACTGCTTGAAATCAATGGCTACTTCGGCCATGAGTTTCCCAGCTGGATGATCACACCCTCCTCGTCATGGCTCCCTAACCTGCGAAGGCTGGATCTAATGAATTGTGGTCTATGCCAGCAACTTCCACCCTTGGGAATGCTGCCACAACTGGAGTACCTCTGGATTAAAGGTGCTTCTGCAGTCACGAGCATCGGGCCTGAATTCATATTGCTGGCAGGTGGTAGTACTGGTGCAAGAGGACAGAATGGAAGAAAAATAGACTCTTGCTTCTCCTCCTACTTCCCCAAACTAGAGAAACTTGGATTTGAAAACATGCCTAATTGGGAAGAATGGTGGTGGCGGTGGGAGGAGGAGGACAACCAAGCAACATCGTTGCTACCTTCTCTTAAGATATTGATCATTAATGGATGTCCGGAGTTGAGGTCTCTTCCAGAGAGCCTCCTCTATCATGTCACCGCCCTGAAGACATTACAAATTACACGTGCCCACGGCATGAGAAATATACAAAACCTCCCCTCTCTTACAGAGTTGATCTTGGTCCACAACTCAAGTTTGGAAAGAGTGTCCAACTTTCCTGTACTCAAACACTTGCATGTTGAGGATTGTGAGGAATTGAAGGTTGTGGAGGCTGTGAATGCCGTGGAGCACATACAGCTCGATGATCGAGAAGCAGAGTCTCTCCCAGAGTGGTTAGTAGGTGCTGGTGAAGAACAACCACGCTTCCCTTCCCTCCACAAGTTGACTCTCTCCAACAAAATCTATCGCCAAGGACTGCCCGATTGGCCTCTGATCTGA